One Owenweeksia hongkongensis DSM 17368 genomic region harbors:
- a CDS encoding EamA family transporter: MIWLLLCIASSTLIFVVFKLFTKYNINNLQAIVVNYFVAFTVGYLSSDFDFSIMDIGTKPWCTGSIVLGFLFITLFQLMALVSQKFGVSAVSIAVKMSLVIPVIAAVIFYDEEMTWIKIIGILCALAAVYFVTYKPEKVKGKIAYIFLPIILFIGSGFLDALINFIQAKSVPSGEHAYFASSTFLAAGFFGILFISYQTLKRKVSFHWKNILGGIALGIPNYGSIYFLLKALEIDSLESSVIFPINNVGIVALSVIVGKLFFKEHLSKINKAGIALALIAILLIALKTS; encoded by the coding sequence ATGATTTGGCTTCTACTTTGTATAGCCTCCTCCACCCTGATTTTTGTGGTATTCAAACTTTTCACGAAGTACAATATCAATAACCTGCAAGCCATTGTAGTCAATTATTTTGTGGCTTTTACAGTGGGGTACTTATCCAGCGATTTTGACTTCAGTATTATGGACATTGGCACAAAACCGTGGTGTACTGGTAGCATTGTCCTTGGTTTTCTATTTATCACTTTATTTCAATTAATGGCCTTGGTTTCCCAAAAGTTTGGAGTTTCGGCCGTGAGTATTGCTGTAAAAATGTCTCTCGTAATACCTGTTATAGCGGCTGTTATTTTTTATGATGAGGAAATGACTTGGATAAAAATAATAGGTATACTATGCGCTTTGGCTGCAGTTTACTTTGTTACCTATAAACCTGAAAAAGTAAAAGGAAAAATAGCCTACATATTCTTACCCATTATACTATTTATTGGGAGCGGTTTTTTAGACGCCCTCATCAATTTTATTCAGGCTAAATCCGTCCCTTCTGGCGAACATGCCTATTTTGCATCCAGCACATTTTTAGCGGCAGGGTTTTTTGGTATCCTCTTCATCAGCTATCAAACCCTAAAAAGAAAGGTTTCATTTCACTGGAAAAACATACTTGGCGGGATAGCATTGGGTATTCCCAATTATGGATCCATCTATTTTTTGCTAAAAGCTTTGGAAATTGATTCGCTGGAAAGCTCTGTCATTTTTCCAATAAACAACGTAGGTATTGTTGCTTTATCAGTAATTGTGGGAAAATTGTTTTTTAAAGAGCATCTCTCCAAAATCAATAAAGCTGGCATTGCTCTTGCGCTCATCGCCATTCTACTAATTGCCCTAAAAACAAGCTAA
- a CDS encoding IMPACT family protein, producing the protein MHQQEAIHTDNFRTIYTTGEGLYKEKGSKFIGYAFPANTVEEAMEHVNALKVKYHDARHYCFAYRINPTQPQVRANDDGEPSNSAGMPIYNQLLSADLWNVIVVVVRYFGGTKLGVSGLINAYKEGAVESLKDVKIETEYLTEEVEIEFDYPLMNDVMRLIKELEVSIIEEKMGISAGYILGIRKSNHTLLMKRLEQIHGVKIHKNIS; encoded by the coding sequence ATGCATCAGCAGGAAGCTATTCATACCGATAATTTTCGAACCATTTATACAACTGGCGAAGGGCTGTATAAAGAAAAGGGCAGTAAATTTATTGGATATGCCTTTCCTGCAAATACGGTGGAAGAAGCAATGGAACATGTGAATGCACTCAAGGTAAAATACCATGATGCCCGCCACTATTGCTTTGCTTACCGAATAAACCCAACTCAGCCACAAGTGCGCGCTAATGATGATGGCGAACCTTCAAACTCGGCAGGAATGCCTATTTACAACCAGCTTCTTTCTGCTGATTTATGGAATGTGATTGTTGTAGTTGTTCGCTATTTTGGAGGAACAAAACTTGGCGTTTCCGGTTTAATAAATGCTTACAAAGAAGGTGCTGTAGAATCATTAAAGGATGTGAAAATCGAAACCGAATATTTGACGGAAGAGGTAGAAATAGAGTTTGATTACCCCTTGATGAATGATGTAATGCGATTAATAAAAGAACTTGAGGTAAGCATTATAGAAGAAAAAATGGGGATTAGCGCAGGCTACATTTTAGGAATTAGAAAGAGTAATCATACACTGCTAATGAAAAGGTTAGAGCAAATTCATGGTGTAAAAATTCATAAAAATATTTCGTAA
- a CDS encoding T9SS type A sorting domain-containing protein, with the protein MKLITATLLLLTFSAFSQKAPTPLPQAGADIFLHSYKSTAKVYNYSDEAVKDAIISEAKFIESVDLELSYKVKSKALTHYHFDVLIEKQKIYAAPIHASLDSRGKLRIQNIPNIPQNINGSFPSSTYAENIQQQIGAEKILQNREVFIYLGGDELTKARLIELSGPETLHRNVVIVGNEIVAQQDLHKYHSATGPNDSIVSVSVFDPDPLTTAKAPYSGAYTDNNDKNSVELEAELKSRNTTFTFQNGLFLAENDFVKIADFSLPSIPPVASATPHFHFTRDSASFEDVNVMYHITHHREHLIDLGYPNLPAYQIQIDPHALQGSDQSFFTTNNTPHRIYMGEGGVDDAEDADVILHEFSHAVIYAASPSTQITIERGCIEEALCDYFAASYSASISEFNSSIVFNWDSGNGTVWSPVRSVESTKDYGFLSFKTGSYYSNTDIFASCLMSINKTLGRNLADELAVETLFNLTHNTNMPDFAGYMMMADTLLYNGSHSQVIHDAFMERNIVPSISLNEYSLLTEGAIKISNTYGFGKGEALQLSSPTKLTQYEVYSVGGQLISKGALPNEMQADLDLPELNTGVYLITISTQKGYSQSFRVIRF; encoded by the coding sequence ATGAAACTAATCACTGCCACACTCCTACTCTTAACTTTTTCGGCTTTTAGCCAAAAAGCACCTACTCCACTTCCTCAAGCTGGCGCAGATATATTTCTACATTCCTATAAAAGTACGGCCAAAGTTTATAACTATTCTGATGAGGCTGTAAAAGATGCTATCATTTCTGAAGCTAAGTTTATAGAGTCTGTAGACCTTGAGCTCTCTTACAAAGTAAAGAGTAAAGCTCTTACTCACTATCATTTTGATGTATTGATTGAAAAGCAAAAAATATATGCTGCCCCAATTCATGCTTCTTTGGATTCAAGAGGAAAGTTGAGAATTCAAAACATCCCAAATATTCCGCAAAATATAAACGGCAGCTTTCCTTCATCTACTTATGCTGAAAACATTCAGCAACAGATTGGGGCTGAAAAAATACTTCAAAACAGAGAAGTATTTATTTATCTGGGAGGCGATGAGCTCACCAAAGCAAGGTTAATAGAGTTATCGGGACCAGAGACTTTACATAGAAACGTAGTGATCGTAGGTAATGAAATTGTAGCTCAACAGGATTTACATAAGTATCACTCCGCGACTGGACCAAATGATAGTATTGTTTCTGTTTCAGTTTTTGATCCCGATCCTTTGACAACAGCCAAAGCACCATACAGTGGAGCTTATACAGATAATAATGACAAAAACTCGGTGGAGCTAGAAGCGGAGCTTAAAAGCAGAAATACCACTTTCACTTTCCAGAATGGATTGTTTTTGGCCGAAAACGATTTTGTGAAAATTGCCGACTTCAGTTTACCATCTATCCCACCGGTAGCCTCAGCTACTCCTCATTTTCACTTTACCAGAGATTCGGCCTCATTTGAAGATGTAAATGTGATGTATCACATCACTCACCACCGTGAGCACTTAATAGATTTAGGCTATCCTAATTTACCTGCCTACCAGATTCAAATTGATCCACATGCACTTCAAGGAAGTGATCAATCTTTTTTTACCACCAACAATACACCACATCGCATATATATGGGTGAAGGTGGTGTAGATGATGCAGAGGATGCGGATGTTATTCTTCATGAATTTTCACACGCTGTGATTTATGCTGCATCCCCTTCTACGCAAATTACTATCGAGCGTGGTTGTATTGAAGAAGCTCTGTGTGATTACTTTGCAGCTTCTTACTCAGCCTCAATAAGTGAATTTAACAGCAGCATAGTTTTTAATTGGGATTCGGGTAATGGCACCGTTTGGTCGCCTGTCCGGTCAGTTGAAAGCACAAAGGATTACGGCTTCCTTTCCTTCAAAACGGGTAGCTATTATTCCAACACGGACATTTTTGCTTCATGCTTAATGAGCATCAACAAAACACTAGGAAGAAATTTGGCAGATGAACTGGCTGTAGAAACTCTTTTTAACCTTACTCATAATACTAATATGCCTGACTTTGCAGGATACATGATGATGGCTGATACGCTTCTGTATAATGGTAGCCACTCTCAAGTTATCCATGATGCATTTATGGAAAGGAATATTGTACCAAGTATTTCGCTAAATGAATACAGCTTACTAACCGAGGGCGCTATTAAGATTAGTAATACCTATGGTTTTGGTAAAGGAGAAGCGTTACAGCTATCTTCACCTACCAAGCTTACCCAATACGAGGTGTATTCTGTTGGTGGGCAATTAATCAGCAAAGGTGCGCTTCCTAACGAAATGCAGGCTGATCTAGATCTTCCTGAACTGAATACTGGTGTCTATTTGATAACCATTTCTACTCAAAAAGGTTACAGCCAAAGCTTCAGAGTTATTCGCTTCTAA
- a CDS encoding acyl-CoA thioesterase — protein sequence MFENTTSLRTRYAETDQMGVVYYGNYPQYFEVGRVETLRQLGVTYRNMEEDGIMLPVLKLEIKYLKSAMYDDELRIKTFLREIPNTRITFHHEIYNSAGELLTVGLVQLVFVNAETRRPMRCPQYVVDKLEPYFKEA from the coding sequence ATGTTTGAAAACACTACAAGCCTTCGGACGAGATATGCCGAAACTGACCAAATGGGAGTGGTCTATTATGGGAATTATCCACAGTATTTTGAGGTGGGTAGAGTGGAAACCTTGCGACAGCTTGGAGTGACGTATCGAAACATGGAAGAGGATGGAATTATGCTTCCTGTTTTGAAGCTCGAAATCAAATATTTGAAGTCTGCAATGTATGATGATGAACTTAGAATAAAGACCTTTTTGAGAGAAATTCCCAACACGAGAATCACGTTTCATCATGAAATATATAATAGCGCAGGGGAACTTTTAACAGTGGGACTTGTACAACTGGTTTTTGTAAATGCAGAAACCCGCAGACCTATGCGTTGCCCTCAATATGTTGTTGATAAGTTGGAACCCTACTTTAAGGAAGCTTAG
- the dnaA gene encoding chromosomal replication initiator protein DnaA, translating to MELTAKTVWGNCLDYIKDNIPTQSFKTWFLPIKPLKLKDNVLSIQVPSKFFYEWLEENYIKLLKSAITRELGEDAKLVYSIVMENTYGNANPYTVKIPSSNRAPIKNPKVSMPVDIGDKGVKNPFIIPGLRKVHVESQLNPNYTFDNFVEGDCNRLARSAGYAVSNKPGGTSFNPLLIYGGNGLGKTHLAHSIGIEIKDKYPEKTVLYVSAEKFTQQFIDAIRNNTKNDFVHFYQMIDILIMDDVHSFAGKEKTQDVFFEIFNHLHQHGKQVILTSDRAPVDLQGMEQRLLSRFKWGLSADLQVPDLETRIAILHQKLYNDGVEMPADVIEYLAYSINSNVRELEGALISLLAQSSLNKKKITVELAKQMIDKFVKNTTREISIDYIQKVVCDYFDMPIDLLKSPTRKREIVQARQLAMYFSKQLTKASLASIGAQCGNKDHATVLHACRTVNNLAETDKRFKNYVEDLRKKLTLQ from the coding sequence ATGGAGCTTACTGCAAAAACAGTTTGGGGGAATTGTCTTGATTATATCAAGGACAACATTCCTACACAAAGTTTTAAGACGTGGTTTCTTCCAATCAAGCCTCTGAAACTTAAGGACAATGTTCTGAGCATTCAGGTACCGAGCAAGTTTTTTTACGAATGGCTAGAGGAGAATTATATTAAACTTCTCAAAAGTGCCATAACCCGCGAACTGGGTGAGGATGCCAAATTGGTGTACAGCATTGTAATGGAAAACACCTATGGCAACGCCAACCCCTACACTGTGAAAATTCCAAGTAGCAACCGCGCGCCCATTAAAAATCCAAAGGTGAGTATGCCTGTGGATATTGGTGATAAAGGAGTTAAAAACCCTTTTATCATCCCTGGGCTTCGCAAAGTGCATGTGGAATCGCAGCTGAACCCTAACTACACTTTTGACAACTTTGTAGAGGGTGACTGTAATCGTTTGGCGCGATCAGCAGGATACGCGGTAAGTAATAAACCTGGAGGAACCTCATTTAATCCGCTATTGATATACGGAGGCAATGGTTTAGGAAAAACCCACTTGGCACATTCAATTGGTATTGAAATCAAAGACAAGTACCCTGAAAAAACGGTACTATATGTGTCTGCTGAAAAGTTTACCCAGCAGTTTATTGATGCAATTCGCAACAATACCAAGAACGATTTTGTGCACTTCTACCAAATGATTGATATACTCATTATGGATGATGTGCATTCTTTTGCCGGTAAGGAAAAAACTCAAGATGTATTTTTTGAGATTTTTAATCACCTGCATCAACATGGAAAGCAAGTAATATTAACCAGCGACCGTGCACCTGTAGATTTACAAGGCATGGAACAAAGGTTACTGTCTCGATTTAAGTGGGGCCTTAGCGCTGATCTTCAAGTACCTGATTTGGAGACACGCATTGCCATACTTCATCAAAAGCTGTACAATGATGGTGTAGAAATGCCAGCTGATGTAATAGAGTATCTTGCTTATAGCATAAACTCTAATGTAAGAGAACTAGAAGGTGCTTTGATATCGCTACTGGCGCAATCTTCTTTGAACAAAAAGAAGATTACGGTAGAGTTAGCAAAGCAAATGATTGACAAGTTTGTAAAAAACACTACTCGTGAAATTTCTATTGACTATATCCAAAAAGTAGTTTGTGACTATTTTGATATGCCAATAGACTTGTTGAAATCACCTACACGCAAAAGGGAAATTGTACAAGCTCGCCAATTGGCCATGTACTTTTCAAAACAACTTACAAAAGCTTCGCTCGCCAGTATTGGTGCGCAATGCGGAAACAAAGATCACGCTACAGTTTTACACGCCTGCCGTACGGTAAATAACCTTGCCGAAACGGACAAGCGCTTTAAGAACTACGTTGAGGACTTGAGGAAGAAATTGACGTTACAGTAG
- a CDS encoding low molecular weight protein-tyrosine-phosphatase, which yields MKILMVCLGNICRSPLAEGILREKVKDLNVETDSAGTSAYHVDEAPDTRSIQIGRKHNINISDLRGRQFVVEDFDHFDLIYVMDQNNYHKVILMARNEEDKSKVRYILNEIEPKSNAEVPDPYYGGDNGFENVYKMLDAATDKIVEKIKNGQL from the coding sequence ATGAAAATATTAATGGTTTGCCTCGGTAATATTTGCAGGTCACCACTTGCCGAAGGTATACTACGCGAAAAAGTAAAAGATCTAAATGTGGAAACTGATAGCGCTGGAACTTCAGCCTATCACGTAGATGAAGCCCCTGATACTCGCTCCATTCAAATTGGTAGAAAGCACAACATCAATATTTCTGATTTAAGAGGACGACAATTTGTAGTTGAAGATTTTGATCATTTTGACCTAATTTATGTGATGGATCAAAACAACTATCATAAGGTAATATTGATGGCCAGAAATGAAGAAGATAAATCTAAAGTGAGGTATATCTTAAATGAAATTGAACCTAAGAGCAACGCAGAAGTGCCAGACCCCTATTACGGTGGAGACAATGGTTTTGAAAATGTATATAAAATGCTAGACGCTGCCACCGATAAGATTGTAGAAAAAATAAAGAATGGACAACTCTAA
- a CDS encoding SAM-dependent methyltransferase, producing MDNSKPTGKLYLIPALLGDVEPLEVLPMAVRKVIDFTHHYIVENEKSARAFIKRVHPGKSQDKLKIEVLNKYTQPEDVPGFLAPCLEGQHVGVISEAGAPGIADPGSNVVTLANEKGIRIVPLVGPSSILLAMMASGMNGQNFAFSGYLPIEKGDRVKALRRMEKLSKDSGQSQIFMETPYRNHKLLDTVLDTCSDNTRLCIARDITLPSEFIQTHPISYWKKNIPDLEKKPAIFIISAQ from the coding sequence ATGGACAACTCTAAACCAACCGGCAAACTATACCTCATCCCTGCCCTATTAGGAGATGTAGAACCGCTAGAAGTATTGCCGATGGCCGTACGAAAGGTGATTGATTTTACACACCACTACATAGTAGAGAATGAAAAGTCGGCACGGGCTTTTATAAAAAGGGTACACCCTGGAAAAAGCCAAGACAAGCTAAAAATTGAAGTGCTTAATAAGTATACCCAGCCGGAAGATGTACCGGGTTTTTTAGCCCCTTGTTTAGAAGGCCAGCATGTCGGTGTAATTTCTGAGGCGGGTGCTCCCGGCATTGCCGACCCGGGCAGTAATGTGGTAACTCTTGCTAATGAAAAAGGAATTCGCATTGTACCTCTTGTTGGCCCCTCCTCCATCTTGCTAGCTATGATGGCAAGTGGAATGAATGGCCAAAATTTCGCCTTTTCTGGGTATCTACCAATAGAAAAAGGAGACCGCGTGAAAGCTCTAAGACGAATGGAAAAACTGAGCAAAGACTCAGGGCAGTCCCAAATTTTTATGGAAACCCCTTATCGCAATCACAAATTACTGGACACTGTTTTGGACACTTGCAGCGACAACACAAGGCTTTGCATTGCACGGGATATTACCCTGCCATCAGAGTTTATTCAAACACACCCTATTTCATATTGGAAAAAGAACATTCCAGATCTTGAGAAAAAGCCTGCCATCTTCATTATTTCTGCTCAATAA
- a CDS encoding S46 family peptidase, which translates to MRKITSLLFALLFVAVSTQAKEGMWLPYLIGQLNADEMTAMGLQISAEDIYSVNNSSIKDAIVHFGGGCTAELISSKGLLLTNHHCGYGKIQSHSSLEKNYLKDGFWAMSSEEELKNPGLTASIVKYMKDVTNQMLEGTTVDMDAAERKAIMDENASKIIAQNEDAYEKEIKAFFYGNQYILIAKEEFRDVRLVGAPPSSIGKYGADTDNWVWPRHTGDFSIFRIYAGADNKPADVSDDNVPYTPVQHLKINLSGAKKNDFTMVYGFPGTTNEYLPSNEIKYIIEDYDPARIAVRDELLAILDKKMRESEATRIQYASKYARISNAWKKWKGEVKGLKETKAVAKKEAMEASFEEAVNANAEWRQNYGTLLTDLKKLYEERKPIVLERYMFLETMYYGSELMKHLYGYRNLTALYDEENEEDLAKAAAKKAESLDGFYKDYDSELDEKAMQTLLPVYLASVKTEPVPEFIAKLKKMSAEDLNDFVEDMFEDLMVLQEREDWKEMLNENPEKAIKKLKKTDAMQLATASWTHFIETVNPKTNDWEDKIDALQGKYVGALREVFPMKRMYPDANSTLRISYGKVHGYEPADGVEYESHTYLSGVIAKYVPGDYEFDLPARLIDLYKSKDYGKYAEGDKMPVCFIASNHTTGGNSGSPALNGKGELIGLNFDRTWEGTMSDYNYDIDRCRNIMVDIRYVLFIVDKFAGAGYLVDEMDIVTSVLETGVIDEESKVKGKEMPETAPAN; encoded by the coding sequence ATGAGAAAAATTACTTCATTATTATTTGCCTTACTATTTGTGGCTGTCAGCACCCAGGCAAAAGAGGGGATGTGGCTGCCATATCTTATTGGTCAGCTTAATGCTGATGAAATGACGGCAATGGGTTTACAGATTTCTGCTGAAGATATTTACAGCGTAAACAATTCTTCCATCAAGGATGCTATCGTACATTTTGGTGGTGGCTGCACAGCTGAGCTTATCAGTTCAAAAGGGCTTTTGCTTACCAACCATCATTGCGGTTACGGCAAAATTCAATCTCACAGTAGCTTGGAGAAAAACTATTTGAAGGATGGGTTTTGGGCAATGTCTTCTGAGGAGGAACTTAAAAACCCGGGTCTTACAGCTTCTATTGTAAAGTACATGAAGGATGTGACCAACCAAATGCTTGAAGGTACCACCGTAGATATGGACGCTGCCGAGCGAAAAGCTATAATGGATGAAAATGCCAGTAAGATTATAGCTCAAAATGAAGATGCCTATGAAAAAGAGATAAAAGCTTTTTTCTATGGAAATCAATACATCCTTATTGCCAAAGAAGAGTTTAGAGATGTGCGCTTAGTTGGTGCTCCACCATCGTCTATTGGTAAATATGGAGCAGATACGGATAACTGGGTATGGCCTCGTCATACAGGGGATTTTTCAATTTTCAGAATTTATGCAGGAGCAGACAATAAGCCTGCTGATGTATCTGATGATAACGTTCCTTACACGCCTGTTCAGCATCTTAAGATAAACTTGAGCGGAGCTAAAAAGAATGATTTCACTATGGTGTATGGTTTTCCTGGAACCACCAATGAGTACTTACCATCTAACGAGATAAAGTATATCATAGAGGATTATGACCCAGCTCGAATTGCTGTTCGCGATGAGCTTTTGGCCATATTGGATAAAAAGATGCGTGAGAGTGAAGCTACTCGAATTCAGTATGCCTCAAAATACGCCCGTATCAGCAATGCCTGGAAAAAATGGAAAGGAGAGGTGAAAGGTCTTAAGGAAACTAAGGCTGTAGCCAAAAAAGAAGCAATGGAAGCTAGCTTTGAGGAGGCCGTAAATGCAAACGCTGAATGGCGTCAAAATTATGGAACCTTGCTTACAGATTTGAAAAAACTATATGAAGAGCGCAAACCAATCGTGCTTGAGCGATACATGTTTTTAGAAACCATGTATTACGGCAGTGAGCTTATGAAGCACTTGTATGGTTACAGAAACTTAACTGCTTTGTATGATGAAGAAAACGAAGAGGATTTGGCTAAAGCTGCTGCTAAAAAGGCGGAGAGCCTTGATGGGTTTTACAAAGATTATGACAGTGAGCTGGATGAAAAAGCGATGCAAACTTTACTTCCTGTTTATTTGGCTTCAGTAAAAACAGAGCCTGTACCCGAGTTTATCGCTAAGCTTAAAAAAATGAGCGCGGAAGATTTGAATGATTTTGTGGAAGATATGTTTGAAGATTTAATGGTTCTTCAGGAGCGCGAAGACTGGAAGGAAATGCTTAATGAAAATCCTGAAAAGGCTATCAAAAAGCTAAAGAAAACGGATGCCATGCAGCTTGCTACTGCCTCTTGGACTCATTTTATTGAAACTGTGAATCCAAAAACTAATGATTGGGAAGACAAGATTGATGCTCTTCAAGGTAAATATGTAGGTGCTTTACGTGAAGTATTCCCAATGAAGAGAATGTACCCGGATGCTAATAGTACTCTGAGGATATCTTATGGAAAAGTACATGGATATGAGCCAGCTGACGGTGTAGAGTATGAATCACATACCTACCTAAGTGGTGTTATTGCTAAGTATGTACCCGGTGATTATGAGTTTGATTTGCCCGCAAGGCTGATTGATTTGTACAAGTCAAAAGACTATGGTAAATATGCTGAAGGGGATAAAATGCCTGTATGTTTTATTGCTTCAAACCATACTACAGGTGGAAACTCAGGTAGCCCTGCCCTTAACGGGAAAGGGGAACTAATTGGTCTAAACTTTGACCGAACCTGGGAAGGAACTATGAGTGATTATAATTACGACATTGATCGTTGCCGAAACATTATGGTAGATATACGCTATGTGTTATTTATAGTAGACAAATTTGCCGGAGCAGGCTACTTGGTAGATGAAATGGATATTGTTACATCAGTGCTTGAAACTGGTGTAATTGACGAAGAGAGTAAGGTAAAAGGTAAAGAGATGCCGGAAACAGCTCCAGCCAATTAA
- a CDS encoding T9SS type A sorting domain-containing protein encodes MKKLLILLVFGLSLTSTFGSHMAGGDIWYEYAGDSLYPHRYNVFIKLYRNRVNAATLCSGGPCTINICISSSCFPSQNVVATLVPYIPQSGSDTTSGSVNGSILTPEFNDCSDPMSASPATEQYLFKGQVDLGGICSDYEFGYSLCCRNVSDNLVNSTSLDFKLIAKLNNTLGHNSSPKFITPGSKSLCINTAYSWPQTATEPDGDSVYYAFRTPLDGTGCGTLPEYCAFAPGFNEQNPMTTFGPMILNPITGDLNFTPAAVEVVTFKVNAFEYRFTSTGQPILIGESSRDVQLPITGNCGTPPQEWLAISKDTNAAPVLKCNDSSVTVFLDQLIYTNSIATDGTDFSLLNSVGDILPIISAEAKSLNGQSLKTNQIKLTLHQPIMYNDILQLKIRLGSDLNTLMSTCGYEIDEGDSLILKVEDCTTSISLDELNFNYFSTYPNPTNDLINFQYTKSAKHVSLEVLDFTGRIVLQNNFIKLPENISVKHLPQGIYFIRISTKEWTETKQFEKL; translated from the coding sequence ATGAAGAAACTGCTAATTCTGCTTGTGTTTGGACTTTCTCTAACATCAACCTTTGGTAGCCATATGGCCGGAGGTGACATTTGGTATGAATATGCCGGTGACTCCTTGTATCCACACCGATACAACGTATTTATAAAACTTTATAGAAATAGGGTAAATGCGGCTACCTTATGCAGTGGGGGACCCTGTACTATTAACATATGTATATCCTCTAGCTGTTTTCCTAGCCAAAATGTTGTGGCAACTCTTGTTCCATATATACCTCAATCGGGCAGTGACACTACAAGTGGTTCCGTAAACGGCTCTATTCTTACGCCAGAATTCAATGATTGTTCTGACCCCATGAGCGCTTCCCCTGCTACTGAACAGTATCTCTTTAAAGGACAGGTTGATCTTGGTGGAATATGTTCTGATTATGAATTCGGATATTCATTGTGTTGTCGAAACGTTTCTGATAATTTGGTAAATAGCACATCATTAGACTTTAAACTTATAGCTAAGCTCAACAACACATTAGGCCACAATAGTAGCCCAAAGTTTATTACTCCGGGATCAAAATCACTTTGTATAAATACTGCTTACTCATGGCCTCAAACTGCCACTGAGCCCGATGGGGACAGCGTTTATTATGCTTTTCGAACACCACTGGATGGAACAGGATGTGGTACTTTACCGGAATACTGCGCTTTTGCCCCAGGCTTTAATGAACAAAATCCCATGACCACTTTTGGTCCTATGATTTTAAATCCCATTACTGGAGATTTAAATTTTACCCCAGCCGCAGTAGAAGTAGTAACTTTTAAAGTAAATGCCTTCGAGTACCGATTTACAAGTACGGGTCAGCCAATTTTAATTGGAGAGTCTTCGCGAGATGTACAGCTACCTATCACAGGAAACTGTGGAACACCACCGCAAGAATGGCTTGCCATAAGCAAGGATACTAACGCTGCTCCAGTTTTAAAATGTAATGATAGCAGCGTCACCGTTTTTCTGGATCAATTAATTTACACTAATTCTATCGCCACCGATGGCACCGATTTTAGTTTACTAAATAGTGTGGGTGATATACTTCCAATAATAAGTGCTGAAGCAAAATCCCTAAATGGCCAAAGTTTAAAAACCAATCAAATAAAACTTACACTCCATCAGCCCATTATGTATAATGATATACTGCAATTAAAAATCAGGCTAGGATCAGATTTAAACACCTTAATGAGTACCTGCGGATATGAGATTGATGAGGGTGATAGTTTGATACTTAAAGTTGAAGATTGTACAACCTCAATTTCTCTAGACGAGCTTAATTTCAACTATTTCAGCACATACCCAAACCCTACAAATGACTTAATCAATTTTCAATACACCAAGTCAGCAAAGCATGTCTCATTAGAGGTACTGGATTTCACAGGTAGAATAGTGTTGCAAAACAACTTTATCAAACTACCCGAAAATATTAGTGTAAAACATCTTCCGCAAGGAATCTACTTTATACGCATTTCCACCAAAGAGTGGACAGAAACGAAGCAATTTGAAAAACTATAA